The Sphaerochaeta globosa str. Buddy region TGCCGCGCAGATCGTATTGAAAACCTCGTAGTCGGGCCAATCCTGAACCGGGGTTATGAACACAATTTTCTCGGCCAAGGGCCGGTAACTTTTTTCCAATCCACTATCAAGCCCTTCGCTGATCATTTCTGTCAAAGCCCCCATAAGTCCCTGAGACTGTGCAAGGCTTCTAAAAAGGGCGTTCAGCACCAACATTCGTTCATTGGAATTGGAAAAGAGGGTGAAGCTTTGGGAATAGCTATACCACCGTTTCTCAGCTTCGTAGCGTATGGGTGCTTTCAGTTGGTCGCGTAGAAACTCGATGTCCCGCAACACCTGCCTGCGCGAAAGGCAAAACTCGCGCATGATCGCCCTGGTTTGTACACCACCCTCTTGTTCGATGGTTCGATTGATGAAAACGATGCGTTCCAATTGGCTCATGATGCCAGTATACACAAAAAGGCTCTCCCGTGAAGGAGAGCCGTAGTACAGAATCCGTAAGAAACGCTACTTACTTGGCAGCCTTGAGGTTTGCCTCGAGCTGATCCAGGAAGGTTGCGAGTTCCTTGGGAAGCTTATCACCGAACTTCGGGTAGTGGTTGGCGCGGATGTCTTCGACTTCATTGATCCAGCCGTCGATATCTACAGCAAGCAGCTCCTTCATATCCTCAACAGTAACGCCTTCAGGACGATCGATGGCGTCTGCAGTGGGCATAATGCCGATCGGGGTGTCGATGGTCTTTGCAGTACCTTCACAGGCCTCGAAGACCCACTTCAGGACACGGCTGTTCTCACCATAACCCGGCCAGAGCCACTTGCCGTCTTCGGTCTTGCGGAACCAGTTGACATAGAAAATCTTGGGAAGCTTGCTCTGATCCTTGGCAGCCTTACCGACGTTGATCCAGTGCTGGAAATACTCACCCATGTTGTAACCACAGAAGGGGAGCATGGCAAACGGGTCACGGCGGACAGTACCGACCTTGAGGTCGAGGGCAGCTGCAGTGATTTCGGAACCGACAATTGAACCAAGGAACACACCGTGGTTCCAGTCATGACTCTGGTGTACCAAGGGGATGGTCTTCGGGCGGCGGCCACCGAACAGGATTGCGCTGATGGGCACACCCTTCGGGTCTTCCCATTCAGTTGCAATGCTGGGGCACTGCTTCGCAGGAGCGGTGAAACGTGCATTGGGGTGAGCTGCAGGCTTCTGGGTCTTGTCACCCTTTCTCTGCACCCATTCGTTGCCGTTCCAGTCGATCAACTTGCCAGGAGCATCGTAGCCGATGCCTTCCCACCAAATGTCGTTGTCCTCGGTGAGGGCACAGTTGGTGTAGATGGTGTTCTTGGAAGCGGCAATCAAAGCATTGTGGTTGGAATCAGAGGAAGTGCCGGGGGCAACACCAAAGAAACCAGCTTCCGGGTTGATGGCATACAATCTGCCGTCAGAGCCGTACTTCATCCAGGCAATGTCATCACCGACGGTCTCAACCTTCCATCCGGGGATGGTGGGAATGAGCATGGCCAGGTTGGTCTTGCCGCAAGCGGAGGGGAAAGCACCGGTGACAAAAATGCTCTTGCCAGCGGGATTGGAAATCTTGAGGATGAGCATGTGCTCAGCGAGCCAGCCTTCATCGCGGGCAAGGACGGAAGCGATGCGCAGGGCAAGGCACTTCTTTCCAAGCAGGGCGTTTCCACCATAGCCGGAACCATAGGACCAAATCTCGCGGGTCTCGGGGAAATGGGAGATATACTTGTCGTCAAGCGGGGCGCAAGGCCAGACGCCATTGTCGCTTTCACCCTCAGCCAGCGGTTTGCCGACAGAGTGGTAGCAGGGGACATAGGCACCGTCAGTTCCAAGAACATCCAGAACCTTCAAGCCGACACGGGTCATGATCATCATGTTGATGACAACGTACGCGCTGTCGGTCAGCTCTACACCAATCTTTGCAATGGGGGAACCGATGGGGCCCATGGAGAACGGAATAACATACAGGGTACGACCCTTCATGCAGCCCTTGTACAGGCCGGTCATGGTCTTCTTCAGCTCAGTGGGATCGATCCAGTTGTTGGTCGGACCTGCTGCTTCCTTGTTTTGGGCAGCGATATACGTTCTGTTCTCTACACGAGCAACGTCGGAAGGATCAGAATTGTATGCTACACAACCAGGCTTCTTTTCGGGATTCAATGCTACACAATATCCGCCGGCAAGCTGCTCGGCTACCAATTGGTCATACTGTGCGGAACTTCCGTCTGCAATAACGATCTCATTGGGGGTCGTAAGCGCTGCAAAATCCAAGATCCATTTCTTGAGCCCAGCATGCTTAATGTCATTGACGTTCATGGACAACTCCTTATCTGTAAGTTTCATGCAATTCTTCTTAAAGTTGAGAATTGCGCCTTTCCACGTTACCTTTTTTTTAAATCTTTATCAATACAATTGACAATAGCCTTTTCAAAACCTTGCCAACTAAAACATCGTTCCATGGAATCGCGAATTAAAGCTGATATAGAGTTCAGGGGGAACATCCTGGGGAATATCCAGCAAATAATCCGATATCTTACGAATTCGCTCTTTTAAGGTATCCTTCTTGTTTACCTGAGCTTCCTTGAGAGCCTCCAGGCATTCCGCAACGATTTGGTGGCTATTCTTTACTTCCTGGATAGCCGACTTGAAGCGTTGGCTCAGATCCAGAATTATATGGGTCGTCTCCTCGGGATGGGCTGCAATAAAGGCGGGGAAATTTTGTTGGGAAATCTCAACCAAAACACAATCGGAAAGCGCAACAGCGGTAGCATTCCTTGGTTCCTTATCGAACAGGCCCATCTCTCCCAGACTCGAACCGGGTTTTGAAATCTCAAAAAGTTCGAATTGCTGAGGAGTATGGTAGTTGAGGTACAACCCCACAGAACCGCTTCTTAGCAGAAACATTGAAGAACAAGGAGCCCCCTGCTCATACACAACCGTCCCCTTGGGGACCTCCAAAACAGGATTTCCGGCATCATGCTGCATAGTCATAGGCTGCCTCCTTCACTACGTAATTATACCCTGTGAGCAGTATTCAGAACAAGGGTGGGCCTTTATTCTTGATTTCAGGCATTTTTAATAGAGCGGGCAAGCAAGGATTCTTTGCTCAGGACGTGGTAGAGCCTCCCTCGTGCAAAATCGCCTAGATTGACACTGATGCGGTGCGCGACTACCCTAAGGCTATGACAGAACTCGCTCTCCCTGCAGGGTCCCTGCAAGCTGCCCTTGTGGCCTTCTCAGAAGGCGCTGATGCCGTTTACCTTGGCATGAAAAGTTTCTCAGCCCGAAAAATGGCAACCAACTTCAGTTTTGAAGACCTTGCAAAACTCAGGCAGGTTGCTCTCACCCAAGATAAGAAAATCTATGTGACGGTCAACACCTTGGTTGATGACAGCCAACTTGGCGAAGTTATCAACACCCTCAAGCAGATTGCGTTCATCGGATGCGATGGCGTCATCGTCCAAGACTTGGGAATCGTCGGCAT contains the following coding sequences:
- a CDS encoding phosphoenolpyruvate carboxykinase (GTP) yields the protein MKLTDKELSMNVNDIKHAGLKKWILDFAALTTPNEIVIADGSSAQYDQLVAEQLAGGYCVALNPEKKPGCVAYNSDPSDVARVENRTYIAAQNKEAAGPTNNWIDPTELKKTMTGLYKGCMKGRTLYVIPFSMGPIGSPIAKIGVELTDSAYVVINMMIMTRVGLKVLDVLGTDGAYVPCYHSVGKPLAEGESDNGVWPCAPLDDKYISHFPETREIWSYGSGYGGNALLGKKCLALRIASVLARDEGWLAEHMLILKISNPAGKSIFVTGAFPSACGKTNLAMLIPTIPGWKVETVGDDIAWMKYGSDGRLYAINPEAGFFGVAPGTSSDSNHNALIAASKNTIYTNCALTEDNDIWWEGIGYDAPGKLIDWNGNEWVQRKGDKTQKPAAHPNARFTAPAKQCPSIATEWEDPKGVPISAILFGGRRPKTIPLVHQSHDWNHGVFLGSIVGSEITAAALDLKVGTVRRDPFAMLPFCGYNMGEYFQHWINVGKAAKDQSKLPKIFYVNWFRKTEDGKWLWPGYGENSRVLKWVFEACEGTAKTIDTPIGIMPTADAIDRPEGVTVEDMKELLAVDIDGWINEVEDIRANHYPKFGDKLPKELATFLDQLEANLKAAK
- a CDS encoding cyclic nucleotide-binding domain-containing protein, translating into MTMQHDAGNPVLEVPKGTVVYEQGAPCSSMFLLRSGSVGLYLNYHTPQQFELFEISKPGSSLGEMGLFDKEPRNATAVALSDCVLVEISQQNFPAFIAAHPEETTHIILDLSQRFKSAIQEVKNSHQIVAECLEALKEAQVNKKDTLKERIRKISDYLLDIPQDVPPELYISFNSRFHGTMF